Sequence from the Streptomyces sp. NBC_00440 genome:
GTCCGGAGACCCGAAGCTCGTCGAATTCGACTGTGACGGCCGGCACTGGGAGATCGACCCGAAGAAGCTGGACACGATTGAACTGCCCCAGCCGAAGGACCTGTTCGCTGTCCACCTGGCCGAGTGAGGATGAGTAGTAGATGAACATGCGTCGCACCTTGAGGGCCCGCAGGGCGCTGGCCACTGTGGCAGTCACAGCGGGCCTGGCGCTCACCGTGGCGGGCTGCGGAGGCGACGGCGGGGGAACGGACAAGGGGAGCGCGTCGCCCCCCGCGGCCGGTGCGAAGGGGAGCGGCGACACCGCACAGCCGGCTCCGTCCGCGTCGGCCGACAAGACCCTGGCACAGGTCAAGGGCGGGGCTGACATCACCCTGACCATCACCTCGGCGGTGCGCGACACCGGTGGCTTCCTCACCGTCAGCGGAACGGTGAAGAACGGAAGCGGCAAGTACTGGCTCGAACCCAGCTGGGCGGGGGACGAGAAGGAACTGGCCGCCAACTCCACGTCCATGGCCGGGGCCGCGCTCGTCGACCAGGCAGGCAAGAAGAAGTACCTCATCCTGCGGGACACCGACGGACGCTGCCTCTGCACGAAGTTCAGCGGCGGGATCCAGGCGGACGAGGAGAAGCCGTTCTACGCCCAGTTCCCCGCCCCGCCCGCCAGTACCAAGTCCGTGGAGTTCCAGATCGGCGACATGCCTCCTGCCACCATCGACATCTCCGACGGGCAGTGACCGATGAGACGACCACGCCGCCCCGCGGCCACCCTCGCCGCCACCCTCCTGCTCACCGGGCTGACCGTCACCGGGGCACATGCCGCCGGTCCCAGCCCCGGCCCCAGCGCGCCCCCGGACAGCACGACGTCCTCGCCACCGCCCGCCATCGACCCCGCCGCCCCCGGGCTCCGGCTCGGCGACGGGGCGACGCTCGCGCCCTCCCATGTCCTCGACATCAAGTCCGTCGTCGAGGACCTCGGCGGTGAGGAGCGCCGTGAGGACACCAACGCCGATGTGACGTTCGCGCTCCAGGCAGAAGTCCTCTTCCCCAAGGACAGCCCCAAGCTCAATCCGGAGGCCAGGGCGCGCATCAAGGCCATCGCCGACGAAGCCCTCGCCCAGCACGCCACCAAGGTCCGGGTCTTCGGGTTCACCGACAACCTCGGCTCGTACGAGCACGGCAAGGTCCTCTCCAAGCGGCGCGCCGACTCCGTGCAGGAGGAGCTGGCCAAGTCGCTCGGCTCCGATGTCACGTTCGACATCCGCGGATACAGCGAGGACTACCCGATCGCCTCGAACGCCACCGAAGAGGGCCGTACGAAGAACCGCCGCGTCGAGATCTCCTTCCCCCGTGGCGAGAAGCCCGGGTCCGGCTCCGCCTCGTAGGACCGGGCAGGACAGGACCGGGCAGGGCAGGGCAGGGCAGGACAGGACAGGACCGGACACGACGATCTGGCTCCGCCGGGGCGCGGCAGCAACGGCTTCTGCTGGTGGCCGAATTCGGTTGCCCCGCGTACGGGCGTGCGGGCACTGTGTCGCGAGGCCATTCGGCTCCGGGGCGTGCGTTCCGGGGCGCGCGATGCGAGACGTGC
This genomic interval carries:
- a CDS encoding OmpA family protein, with translation MRRPRRPAATLAATLLLTGLTVTGAHAAGPSPGPSAPPDSTTSSPPPAIDPAAPGLRLGDGATLAPSHVLDIKSVVEDLGGEERREDTNADVTFALQAEVLFPKDSPKLNPEARARIKAIADEALAQHATKVRVFGFTDNLGSYEHGKVLSKRRADSVQEELAKSLGSDVTFDIRGYSEDYPIASNATEEGRTKNRRVEISFPRGEKPGSGSAS